The genomic window CCATACTTTAGTCATAATCAGTATGATTGCCTGCACAAGAATAAGACAGTTGAAGGTAGCCATGTACTTGACCTACAGAATCTGCCAACTCTCTTTCCTGGTGTTTAACTGTACACAGCAGTCTGCTACATTTACTGCTTAACAATGCATTAGGGTTTTGTATTGTAGGTGAGGGAAAACGTTTTTCTTTCTCAAAATTGTGAAGACAGTTCTTTTTTCATCTACACTACTTTTCCAATGAAAACGCTTATGGGTTTTCTCATCAGTTTTACTATCAACTCTCTTGGTGCACATTAAATATTTGAATAAGTTCACGTTCATGTCAATTTCATGTCCAGGAATTCAGCGCGTtaagaaaatttttttttgttggttCTAAGTCTATGTGTGTCCTTAAAACAGACCTGTTGGTGACGTACAGTAGATAAATTAACACCCAACACCACCTTGCTGGGCGAGAGAACGAAATAATAGCTGGAaccggaccagacccttttcagaGTAGGCGCTTATATTCAATACGTGCCATGAAGGAGAAAGGTGGTCTGGTCACACAAGACTAGTAAGCATGTGCACtgtttcatttggcctctaggcttgcaactgtggacagtgagtgagtgagtgaggcagactaaattcaagttttggtgacttaaaaaaatctatatccggtcaccggtaagtgttttcttgcttgAAAAGCTTTATTTCATGTTAATATTATTCCGCAGAGGTGATTTTCgtggcataagatgtctctaggttgatttttgaaggcagcattttaggcggCGTGCtggaatccctacttaaacagtactgctgtactgtttgataaccaCATGAAAATCTTGAGTCTGAACCATGTCATCTGGATCAGTGATGCTGACTGGCCATCTTTCAACATAATCAGAGAGACAGAAAGATTACTATTCAAACTTTCAGTTTAAATAGCAGTGTTTAAGAAGCTTGACATCTGTTTATATCATTATGTAatcagatttgcaaaaaggtactaATTCACATGTTTTagatgccagcaaacaaaatagcacaaaacttgattaattgttctTGGTAAGTTTCTCTTtacaattataatattataaaaatgtagctaactactgtataatagAAAATTCAGACAGTTAAATCATTATGGTAATAAAAATAAagatcaaaatttaaaaataatctgTGTGCGTGCAGTGTGAAATGGATCTTTTTGCAATtctgattatatatatatttactcACATTTTTATTGCCCATCATTCTAAAATGATGGATTTCTTTTACCTCAGAACCATCACACCCAGCTACAATACAGATTAATATCAATGAATTTCTTTTAGCAGATTACATTTTTGTGATACCTGGGCACTTGATAGTATAGCCATGCTGGCGATCCTCCACAAATCCACGATCATTTAAAGTACGCTCCATATACTCCACAAAGCAGCCCACACAAATGGAGTGACCAACAATGCAATCAAAAACCACCACCATTTCTCTGTCAAGAACAAGAAGAATATAATAACGAAATGCACCAaattttaaaatgcacacacactTTACCAGGTTATAATATGCAAGCTTCAAAACAAGTCTGGAATCACACAGAAAAAAATGTAACACAAGGGAGGTCATGGAGATACACAGTAAacacaaactagtgaaggtcactactaatatCTGCCTCAATACTCActattagtagtgaacgtcactacacaaaaatagtaagtattgtggcagacattagtagtgaccttcactagttcgTTTTTACTGcgtatactagtggatatttcaTCCCTACCTTacagtagggattaaaattaaTGCCCATTAGAATATTTTCAGGTGTAGGTATcccctcttgtttcactaattttctCCTATGATCCCTATTCGAAACTATTattaataaaatttcattgcacttgtttgtttactttttgtaacacaatattatgactggtgaacttgcATACACTGCATAAAACGTTGCCAGTCTCATTGTTTTCTtctgaacatgcaccccaaTATAATGCCAAGTGGCCATGATAACACTtcatttttagctatgttcagcccattacagaGCATTACAAATACagagcattacaaatgaagaacagtacgagaaatGCCTCTATATTCAATACAGTCACTACTAACAGAagatgattcccattacaaacatGTATGAAATCATCACATGTTGCCACCAAATGACACTTTAATGCAGTACAATTATGGTCTAATCTACATTAGAACAACAGATATTTTTGAAACAGTACTAGTTATGTACAGTTGGAATATAAGAATCTTGGAAGAAGCAGCATTAATAATAATGGAGTAGGTATATTCCACAACTTACCTAACAGCCAAACAAATTATGCACTCAACTTTAACATCATTAGAACGAATCATGTAAAGTGGAACAGAAGTGTCTTCATTAAGTGTATGGTGGCTGGAACACTTGAAGAAAAATTCCTGAAATTGAAGCACACAAGAATGTTTAATGTATGCATGGACAAGTGCAGGAATGAAGTGTCAAAGTGGAGCATAGGGTCAGTGAAGCTAAtcaatgcatataattatgacaCCTATCAAATCAAAGGAAAAGAAGTGATATATTTAACATAATATTTATAACCCTGAAATCCTGTGGTAATGAATATGTACTAGCTATACCATGGTCACGGGGGATTTACCATGATAGCCCAAGCCCAAGGACTACAGGCCAGATGTGGACATGCATATTAGGTGAATTCCAAGAGGCcatgttataattatactacTTGGGTATATATGCCACCTATGTGAAAAGACAAACCTACATCTACCCAATACAAAAGTACCTAAGCATTGAGTGTGGGATTAAAACATTCAATGGTACTCATGAAACGTTATTCATACATATGCTATACAGCTTACATATACATAATGCTTTTATTTTGCCATGAGCTATATCAAAATGAACAACTTCTTATAGATCGAATTAACAAATTTGCACATATCCACTATATGAATATTAACAGAGAAGCGCTACAAGAATGAAATCACATGATAATCCTGGGGATTGATTTCCTTGGCTCACATGTACTCAAACGAAAACCTAACCTACTACAATAAAAAttcaaaatgaaaaaaagattCTAAGTTTGAATCAATTGTGTGCTTTGGGTGCACCTCCATCAGTTTCAATTGGTCGATATGGTGTTACTGGCTTCTTGTCTGAGCTTTAATACCCACATTTTAGAAGCCCGAACATGAAAGGTCTCTTCCTGGTAATAGCTCTATCATTTACTAGCTTACAAAAGCATCTGGAAGTATGTATGCTCATCCTGCAGGATTGTAATATCACTACTTGATTGTCATGAGTATGTCTTGCCTTATATCTCGAATACTAAACAAAATAGTATCTTCTCCACTGATATGTGAATTTATTTAACAACCTTGTCAACAGCATGCTTGTGCTGGTAATTTCAAAGGGTGGCTTCTATCTCAACTGTAACTGTATGTAGTTTCTCAAAAGTTATAGGGTAGTACAACCAATTGTTTTCCTCAGGCGCCTCTTCACATTTTGCACTAACCTTTCCCAATAACCACCCCACCATGGAGCTTTTCTCTACAATAAATTCCCATCAAATCTATTGGTTGGCCCAGACTGTTAAATCTTTCTCACTTCAGCTGAGGCACTCTCAAACACTTTTAGTATTATCAGACATAATGGTGGAGGGAAATTCTTTTCAACTTATGTACGAACCGTCTAATGTTTGCAGGGACAAATGATCTGATAAAGTCTCCATTATTTCTAAATGAATTGCCCTAGTAGAAACATACATAATTGGAGCACTGTTCTCCACTCCTGTGCTTAATCATAATGAACCAGActctatgtacagtatataatatacggtatcactaaaattaatatatttTTGTTTTGGCAACTCTTATATTCACAGTACGTGCTCCATTTTTAAACTTACAGCTGTCTTGCACTGGCAACTGGTGGAATTACAATTCCCAGACATTTTTCGTGGAGTCAGCACATCACTCCAGCCACTTGGTTCCTGCAGATAATATACACaatgtattataattatacatgcataAGTAACTAGGACACACAGTAAAATGTGATGTGCACCTAAGGAAAAGCTAGGTGTCTCCATTCATCAAAAGAGTATAATATGAATTATAGAGTAAAGCTAGTCAACTTTTTTATCAAACAGCATGGCAATGCTGTATACATCTCAATAATGGACAACGTTCACTAAAACATATCCTTAAAAACTACTCTGAAAACATCTTAAGGGGCATAACTTATCTATATCAGAAGAGTCTTGGTgtaaataattatagtgttaAACTTAAAAAACCCATAATGCACTCCCTGTAATAATGTTGAATTTTAAAACAAAATAGCCTAAACCCTATTTTTGGCTTGCCTGCCTTTATTCCCACCCACCTGATGAAAACCACCCAcccacctgcctgcctgatcaGGATAGAGACTAAACAATTAGTAACTTGTGACAAAAAAATTTACACAACACTACCAAACTCACAGATGGCCTGTGCCTGTTCTGGTTTGTCAACAAGTATTTGTCTTCGAGTGTCTTTTTAATTACTTGGACGTCTTCTTCATACACAGGTATTAATGACACTTCGAATTCCCTCAGAGGAGCATAGTTAGATGCCACTAAGCTACTGTATGTGAAGCACTTAAGAGGGAGTAGAAACGTGTAGCTTATACAATGATGCATATGAGTGATAGGACTACACCCGTTAATGATCAGAACACACTGCAACACACAAATTATAGCTGGGTGATCATTGCCTGCTATATTATATGACCAAGCTGTAATCAGTAGTAAGCAAGACATGACATTAAACTATGTCCTTTAATCTAATGCGTGCAGCTCAGCGGAGAGATTGCAATACTCTAAATAAagcatatattatatttatattaTGTATAGGTTATCACCCAAATCCACGGTATctttgctattttagagaccttcgAAATGGCACATAATCTCCTTGGGCGAATAACTGATTTAGACTATGGCTTGTACGGCTCTGGTCACTGCTGTAATGGTggcttcctgatcgaattagtgctaaaataactaactggtaggcttcctagatgaatacaatcattTTCTCTGATCCAGCGATGCTTTCTTTACACTCTAGCGATGATTTCTGACAGCtattgtgactggaatccagcaaagcAATTGGCACAAATGACAAACTATTTTGTCAccggtatctaaccagtttagatacctacctgcaagtatctattggattttaaatacccgATTAACaactaaacttcaaagcatactatgcgtaccatagtctaatGCTACATGTATACTACATGTTGAACAAAAGGGTAATAAGAATGAAGTAGGGTGCCAGTGATAAAGATTTATTAAACAAGAACATTAAAAATTGCTGGCATTTAATTGCATGGTTTATTCGCTGTCTGTGACAAGATCACAAAGCCcttataacatgagtataatataCATATGCATGTGAGAAAATCCAtgctatatatacatataacaATATTTTACACTCAATGCCCAAGTGAGGATTTTCCAcctagctatgctgtaatatcatcattcatatcttgtttcactatttttattgcttggatcgcTGCTTCATTTTAAAGTATATTAGTTTGTTAAGTTTTTTTATTGTACAGTAGcataaaattataattgtatgtacattataatattattatggtgactgctgtattagaatattataTCGCAAGCCAACTTCCCAACTACCAAGGGGTGTGGTAACTATTGCTTATTATCACTTTGCTAGCATTGTAAatatagctagaccaataatattAGAAAGTAATGTCATCCTGTTAAGTACACAGATTGTTGAGAGGTGCGGTCTCTGTACTTGAACCTacgtatcatgaagttacatgCATCTAATGGATGTCCAATACCTCTTACAGTAGAGTAGTTGCTTTCAGTGACAAAATGACAAGGTTGATGTGAGGGCGGCTGACCAGAGCATAGGATCTCTGGCAGCAGGAGGTCTGGGGGCTCAGCCCCCTAGCATTTATAACCATTTTAGCATTCACAATGTCTCAAAATCAGTGGCGTAGGCAAGGGTGGGTGGGAACGTGCCCACCCAAGTTTCTTATGACAGCAGCGCATCTCACTATTGCTATTACGTACAAAAAATAAGTAGTGCATATCTTGGCACTGCCTTATTTTCACGGTAAATCAACAGCTGATATTGAGATAAGTTCAATaattgcatcacatgatctgaGTAATTAATTGCTTTCTATTTAATTCATGCCATCACAAGATCCAAACTTTAGGCAAGAACATGAGGAAGGATGGGATCTAGTCTATTTTTTCACATCTGAAATACTGAGTTGTGAGAACAGCATGATTCTTGAAAGTGATAGACGAAAATAAAATCTCTGGTGTTGGGAAAATCTCGTTACTGAATTAAGCCATACAACTATTTTAAGAGTCAGGCTGGAGTATAAAGAATTGTGTAAAAGTACAGATAAGGTAAAGGAGAGTAAGACAAGAAGGTGTACATAATAAGTTACTTTTatttctagcttctatatcattcatgcagtagcatttgactagtgaaataagctaCAGGAACAGCAGTGTACATATTATTAGCTATctagctagatacatttatgcacttttgaaacacAAAATGTATGTAGAGTCCACTTAGGATGGACTCGCATTCTGTACTAGTTAGATGCATGGGGTGAAAgtgtgggtgagtgtgcccacccatcccTGAAGGCCCTTCTACTgctcaaagttcaccagaattaatttataAGTACCATTTGTCAAATCTGGGGTAGGATGGGATTTttatttcctttctttggcccttttccatttcaccttattgttaactaggtcatgtaatctttaagtctccagttccagtttgttaggttaaGTTAacccaaaggctgcagcacatgttgctgtcagaccttcagtgctggccattgtaaataaagctttaataatgatggtagtAATACATGCACTGGGAGTTAGCCAAGAGAGGTGGATTTGAGTGTGCTATCAAGTGGTGGGAAAATTTCCCACAACCTGTAATACAGAATGACCACATGAAACTTCTATGGGACTTTACTGTTCAAACAGATAGACGTTTGCCCCACAACAGACGAGCAGtattgggcaagttactttgtaaaagtaactagttacatattacatattacttgcaacagaactatttagttacagttacatattacccataaaataaagtaactgtaataatattacataatatattactttgtgtccacagccttaagctgtcacgtgtgaaactatcaccttatcacgtgacatgattgcattgttggacaatgtgcaaatcttggttataagtaagaagctagtgaataagcttcattcagtaggcctcgttacttcattgtggttaggcgttactcagaggattactaacgagattagtaacttcgttacttttagtaataatattacatcatattagactcgttacagtaattatattacttaggtaacgcgttacatttgtaagtaaagtatcttgcgttatattacctgtttttatagcgtatttcgttatattactttgttaccacaaaagtaataatattacgtaacgcgttacataagtaaagtaacgcgttactcccaacactgcagacGAGATATAATATTTGTTGACTTTACAAAGAAGCATGCTTTCCTCATTGACAATGCTATCCCAGGAGATAGTCACATATCTCAAAAGGTCAACGAGAAGTACCAACGTCATACTGGTCTGAAGATTGAGACACATAAGATGTGGTCAATGACAGcctctataatattatagtcccTATAATACTTGGCTCACTTGGTTTTATCCCTAAAAGCTTGAAGAGTGCACTGCAGCAGTTGGGTATCTATTACGCTAACCTCATCCCCAAGCTACAAAAGAGTGTACTGCTGAGCTCCTCTCATATCTTGCATCATTTTGTGACTGAACACCGATCCTAATCTTTTGGATGAAGTATAGGATAATTTAACTATGCAAGTTGTCATGATGATTTTtgcataataataacaatttgaAGTGTTTCAACTAAAATACACCTTTCTTAGTCAAAGACTCAAAACGCACTATATTTGCAGTCAATAAAAGCCATTTTtgggtagctgctgcagcagAACATAGTTATGCCTACAGCATTTAAAATAGTATACAAAACAGCCTTTacacagtggcgtagctagcccTGATGGATTGGTTGGGCACCCTTGGCAGCTGCAGCAATTATGATGTgctaaggggtctgggggcatgccccctaggAATATTTTCGACATTAGACTCTCTAAAGTTGAAGACGAGAGCAATTTAAGCAGTTTATCATTCTACTATATTATACTAATAATAAAGATTGCAGGtttaactgttgtattagggtgattgttctattaggatgactgctctattagagtattttgatctagCATGACCAGTTTCTTGAAACTGAGTTGGTGGGGCAATGaaactgattggttgggcctgtgccctaccagtaCCCACCTTAGCTATACCACTGCCTTTACACACTTGGAAACACATGGCACAGTAATAGGACACAACTCTTACGGTGAGAGATCAGTGGTTTGATTCCTGACATAGGCAAAGTTTTTTTCATTTTTAGACTACAGTTAGGAGCAAATATTATTGAACTGCTTTGATTGCTCTTTTAGGGAATTTGTgcattctattggagtatatcaagctttttcacagttttcagccccactccatgAAGAATAATATTTATCATTTTAAGGGGGGATAAGCCTCTAACCCATTCCCCCAAGCTTTCCACCTCCTATGATTGCttctagggatgcggcgattatgctggcataatttcgggcataataggtatgtgtgggaatcaggaattatgctagtattttgaggtgattataaagctttaacagtaggaaaatttgcagattgcacaattccatttaaaaaggtcgagatactctaatagagcagtcagaaactctaatagaacagtcactgaatattatttactctaataaagcaatcacattgaaacaaaatactctaatacagcaaccagctaaagaattcaagaatATTGGAAGCTTAAAcctcaatgaaaatggtctgatacagcaataaactggcattattagccaattatggtggcataattttgggaataatgggaaattctcaaaagcataataggtgattttttgagcactgctcaaaagcataatgctcaatttttggagcataatagcctcatgcctaattgCTTCAAATATAAATTTTGTGCCATCTTTATGATTATTATGCTACTCAAGGAACAAGACGCAGAGGGCACACATTCACCGTAAATCCCCAAAAGCACTTGCTATTGGTGGGTTTATTATTGTAGCATACAATGGTGGATGTTAACTATTGTGTTTGgactctagccttgtgactgtggtcaggcaggcaagtgggcaggcaggcagaccaaaattcAAGTTTGAATTTGTTGATTTTCTTCAAAAAATTTTTATGCTGCCACCTGTGTTTTCTTCCATGTATTGCTGTGTTAGATGGGCTAACACTATTTTCGTAAAGGTGTGAAAACTACATTGCTGAATATAATACATGGGTATTACCGTATCATCAGCTACTAACCTTTGACAGAACAAACGCAGTGTCCTTGCATTCAGCACAGCGCACTCGCAATTTTCCTGGTGCAATGGCTTCACATGGCTTCTTACAGTACACATAAAATTGTGTCCTCTGTCCCTCTAGCAAAACATAATACAATATAAGAAATTTTATAAGGATATAATtaacacacacactaacacacacctgctgctgctgctgctgctgctgctggttcCATTGCTCCAAGATTAACATCTTTGAGGGGCTTCATGGAACGTTCCAACTGTACACTAGCAGAAAAGTTACCGCGGACACAATGAAGGGTGCTAGTGTTCTGTACTCCAATGCCCTGTACAAAAACATAATAGTGATATCAAAAATACTAACAATAGCATATATAGTTGAAGCATTAACAAACTTACATATTTACTAAACTTCACATGTACGTACGTAGGTATGTGTTAATTCTTattcagtaaaattaatattaatttgtTTATTACCTAGAATAACACATTTTACACAGACACTAATGGTACATTTTCATTAGTTACCATATAGAGTTCATAATCAATTGCAATTAAAGACATACAGAATTATTATGCCTTCATATTAATCATTGACGAGTCAAGTTTTGCATCATGTGATCGATTGCACAGGTGGAAATGGCAAAGGACTGTTGGCTGAGATATATTACTAGGCAGCAGTTATGATAAACTTGTTATACATGTGTGTCAACTGTGAATAGTTGAATATTTACatgacaaatgttttgtttatttgttacatgttgctGGCGCATTATGtctcatataattatattggagtacaagccaagtctgaagttttCGACCATCAACAAGAAGACCGGATAAGAATAATGTATACCTAGAAGAAAGTATCACCAACTAAGGGATCCAAAT from Dysidea avara chromosome 2, odDysAvar1.4, whole genome shotgun sequence includes these protein-coding regions:
- the LOC136247542 gene encoding E3 ubiquitin-protein ligase parkin-like isoform X1 yields the protein MAEIFTFPVSVKESGGKNYMINVRSDWNVTQVKEAIVRQSRLQLTQFKLVFAGMELKEQMTLQGIGVQNTSTLHCVRGNFSASVQLERSMKPLKDVNLGAMEPAAAAAAAAEGQRTQFYVYCKKPCEAIAPGKLRVRCAECKDTAFVLSKEPSGWSDVLTPRKMSGNCNSTSCQCKTAEFFFKCSSHHTLNEDTSVPLYMIRSNDVKVECIICLAVREMVVVFDCIVGHSICVGCFVEYMERTLNDRGFVEDRQHGYTIKCPAGCDGSEVKEIHHFRMMGNKNYDKYQRFGTEECVLQMGGILCPQVDCGNGLLPEQGQRRIECNECKHVFCARCKKAYHSGSCNSASSRQQGAQAYNTNRFSAVDAERARWVVANERYIEDNAKRCPRCGVAIQKTEGCNHMTCTCKFEFCWLCLIEWNGNCQGRHWFRATR
- the LOC136247542 gene encoding E3 ubiquitin-protein ligase parkin-like isoform X2, whose product is MAEIFTFPVSVKESGGKNYMINVRSDWNVTQVKEAIVRQSRLQLTQFKLVFAGMELKEQMTLQGIGVQNTSTLHCVRGNFSASVQLERSMKPLKDVNLGAMEPAAAAAAEGQRTQFYVYCKKPCEAIAPGKLRVRCAECKDTAFVLSKEPSGWSDVLTPRKMSGNCNSTSCQCKTAEFFFKCSSHHTLNEDTSVPLYMIRSNDVKVECIICLAVREMVVVFDCIVGHSICVGCFVEYMERTLNDRGFVEDRQHGYTIKCPAGCDGSEVKEIHHFRMMGNKNYDKYQRFGTEECVLQMGGILCPQVDCGNGLLPEQGQRRIECNECKHVFCARCKKAYHSGSCNSASSRQQGAQAYNTNRFSAVDAERARWVVANERYIEDNAKRCPRCGVAIQKTEGCNHMTCTCKFEFCWLCLIEWNGNCQGRHWFRATR